A stretch of Synechococcus sp. WH 8020 DNA encodes these proteins:
- a CDS encoding HEAT repeat domain-containing protein, which translates to MSSIISLDDLFLDLSHPNPNIRMDACVSMSENYFDEALPRLLALLNDPDPTIYRTAVKGLGVFGHGVLFPLLDLYDKTDNGTVKACCIKAFVQVAVNFPDAVFPEQAIQALKLALDDINPVVSQSALMTLGYFSKQEHEKERVIPILIQVCNSTNIAHVQSAVMSLAEIDSTEVDQCFERMINHDSTDVLIKEILEASMSRRQSLFGN; encoded by the coding sequence GTGTCTTCAATAATATCTCTTGATGATCTGTTCCTGGACTTGTCTCATCCGAATCCCAATATTAGAATGGATGCATGTGTATCAATGTCTGAAAACTACTTTGATGAGGCATTGCCTCGTCTTCTTGCCCTGTTAAATGATCCTGACCCTACGATTTATCGAACGGCAGTTAAGGGTTTGGGTGTTTTTGGTCACGGGGTTTTGTTTCCTCTTCTTGATCTTTATGATAAGACCGATAATGGTACGGTTAAGGCATGCTGTATCAAAGCTTTTGTTCAAGTTGCTGTGAATTTTCCCGATGCTGTTTTTCCAGAGCAGGCCATTCAAGCATTAAAGTTGGCACTGGATGATATCAATCCTGTTGTGTCTCAATCTGCTTTGATGACTCTCGGATATTTCTCAAAGCAGGAGCACGAGAAAGAGCGTGTGATCCCTATTTTAATTCAAGTTTGCAACAGTACGAATATTGCCCATGTCCAATCTGCTGTGATGTCTCTTGCTGAGATCGACTCTACTGAGGTAGATCAGTGTTTCGAGAGGATGATCAATCATGATTCAACAGATGTGTTGATTAAGGAAATTCTTGAGGCAAGTATGTCTCGCCGCCAAAGCCTTTTTGGCAATTAA
- a CDS encoding HEAT repeat domain-containing protein translates to MTGINSQQEDIKIETLTQEEALELATALKQKLSHGELPNSDLESINKMVAGLGDNRGELRLTFAKSLGSIGEDAIPILCEALKNSSNVVIRRASAKTLNIIGNKKALPNLIEAFESDEDPVVQGSSAGAMATIGEPAIEPLLRILTESNCTAFQIGLINLALGFIGSKGPMGFNSAISSKNPEIRIAALNALAEQAQKSENKDVQALILNALKDQDSEVRAEAAIIVGKSMDQEEGAHQLHELLKDKNDQVRKNAALSLMKMEAVISIDFLDRAIRQESDEQVKGVMIVARNQLMKH, encoded by the coding sequence ATGACAGGAATAAATTCTCAACAAGAAGACATCAAAATCGAGACTCTGACGCAGGAAGAAGCACTGGAACTAGCAACGGCCTTAAAACAAAAATTGAGCCATGGAGAGCTGCCAAATTCAGACCTCGAGTCCATCAACAAAATGGTGGCTGGATTAGGAGACAACAGAGGAGAGTTAAGATTAACATTTGCAAAAAGCCTCGGTTCAATTGGTGAAGATGCCATTCCAATATTATGCGAGGCATTAAAAAACAGCTCTAACGTCGTCATTAGAAGAGCCTCAGCTAAAACACTAAATATTATTGGGAACAAAAAAGCATTGCCAAACCTAATTGAGGCATTTGAGAGCGACGAAGATCCTGTCGTTCAAGGTTCATCAGCCGGGGCAATGGCCACAATCGGAGAACCAGCAATTGAACCATTGCTGAGAATTTTAACTGAATCAAACTGCACAGCTTTTCAGATAGGGTTAATCAATCTTGCATTAGGATTTATAGGCTCCAAAGGTCCGATGGGCTTTAATTCAGCGATAAGCTCTAAAAATCCGGAGATAAGAATAGCGGCTCTAAATGCGTTGGCCGAACAAGCTCAAAAAAGTGAAAACAAAGACGTACAAGCATTAATATTGAATGCATTAAAAGATCAAGACAGTGAAGTGCGTGCAGAAGCCGCAATCATTGTAGGCAAATCAATGGATCAAGAAGAAGGAGCTCATCAACTCCACGAATTATTAAAAGACAAAAACGATCAGGTTCGAAAAAATGCTGCACTCTCTCTGATGAAAATGGAAGCAGTTATTTCAATTGACTTTCTCGATCGAGCAATTCGTCAAGAATCTGACGAGCAAGTTAAAGGCGTAATGATCGTCGCGAGGAATCAACTAATGAAGCACTAA
- a CDS encoding phycobilisome rod-core linker polypeptide — translation MLGAETSLQALTSATRTGPAAFSTKSKAGKNTVPRTVAGAIAEYKRQHCAAMGIGIGPRLLSECPFAVTFDRYSPDSSAALERVIVAAYRQVLGNLPPTDNQRETSLEVRLMNGEITVRDFVNGLAKSDFYKDNFFHAVGAQRGIELNFKHLLGRAPLNQQEVQNHIKLQAEEGFDALIDTLTDSAEYTEVFGADIVPYDRTKDSYAGMNTRSFNLMRDLGGMKVAISDNAQGRQSKTVNALASASRESTKPQPFSYVSVTQIPVKLPQQQYTGHNVPAMSDYVPFRPFGIFF, via the coding sequence ATGCTCGGAGCAGAAACAAGCCTGCAAGCCCTCACCTCGGCGACCAGAACAGGTCCCGCTGCTTTCTCCACAAAAAGCAAAGCTGGTAAAAACACTGTTCCCCGCACAGTTGCAGGTGCCATTGCTGAATACAAGCGCCAGCACTGTGCCGCAATGGGTATCGGCATTGGTCCAAGGCTGCTCTCAGAGTGTCCTTTCGCAGTTACTTTTGATCGGTATTCTCCAGACAGTAGTGCGGCCCTTGAGAGGGTCATTGTTGCCGCCTACCGTCAAGTATTAGGAAATCTTCCCCCGACTGATAACCAGCGCGAAACTTCACTGGAAGTACGTCTGATGAATGGTGAAATCACAGTACGTGATTTCGTAAATGGCCTTGCTAAGTCTGACTTCTACAAGGACAACTTCTTCCATGCTGTAGGCGCCCAACGCGGTATTGAGCTTAACTTCAAACATTTGCTAGGACGGGCACCACTCAACCAGCAAGAAGTTCAAAACCATATCAAACTGCAGGCAGAAGAGGGCTTTGATGCACTGATCGATACTCTGACTGACTCTGCAGAATACACAGAAGTCTTTGGTGCAGACATCGTTCCTTACGACCGCACAAAAGATTCATATGCAGGTATGAACACCCGATCCTTCAATTTGATGAGGGATCTTGGAGGGATGAAAGTAGCAATCAGCGATAACGCACAGGGCAGACAAAGCAAAACCGTTAATGCTTTGGCCAGTGCATCAAGAGAGAGCACAAAGCCTCAGCCTTTCTCCTATGTATCTGTCACCCAAATACCTGTCAAACTGCCTCAGCAACAGTACACAGGTCATAATGTACCAGCGATGAGTGATTATGTGCCATTCCGTCCATTTGGAATCTTCTTCTAG
- the mpeA gene encoding class 2 C-phycoerythrin subunit alpha, with protein MKSVITTVVGAADSASRFPSASDMESVQGSIQRAAARLEAAEKLSANYDAIAQRAVDAVYAQYPNGATGRQPRQCATEGKEKCKRDFVHYLRLINYCLVTGGTGPLDELAINGQKEVYKALSIDAGTYVAGFSNMRNDGCSPRDMSAQALTAYNTLLDYVINSLG; from the coding sequence ATGAAGTCTGTTATCACCACCGTTGTCGGCGCAGCCGACAGCGCTTCACGCTTCCCCTCAGCATCAGACATGGAATCCGTTCAGGGTTCTATCCAACGTGCAGCTGCTCGTCTTGAAGCTGCTGAAAAGCTTTCTGCTAACTACGACGCAATTGCTCAGCGCGCTGTTGACGCTGTGTACGCACAGTATCCAAACGGTGCTACTGGCCGCCAGCCTCGCCAGTGTGCAACTGAAGGCAAAGAGAAGTGCAAGCGTGACTTCGTTCACTACCTTCGTCTGATCAACTACTGCCTGGTTACAGGTGGCACTGGTCCTCTTGACGAACTCGCCATCAACGGCCAGAAGGAAGTTTACAAGGCTCTCAGCATCGACGCTGGTACCTATGTTGCAGGCTTCTCCAACATGCGCAACGACGGTTGCTCACCTCGCGACATGAGCGCTCAAGCTCTCACTGCTTACAACACCCTTCTTGACTACGTGATCAACTCCCTGGGTTGA
- a CDS encoding bleomycin hydrolase, which translates to MLDAFSRKAVSADSSGAFIGGGELASLKSFIADGNKRLDAVNALSSNAACIVSDAVAGICCENTGLTAPNGGVYTNRKMAACLRDGEIVLRYVSYALLAGDASVLQDRCLNGLRETYAALGVPTGSAARAVAIMKAASAALITNTNSQPKKAAVTQGDCSSLAGEAGSYFDAVISAIS; encoded by the coding sequence ATGCTCGACGCATTCTCCAGGAAGGCCGTCTCGGCCGATTCAAGCGGCGCCTTCATTGGCGGAGGCGAGCTTGCCTCTCTCAAGTCATTCATTGCAGACGGCAACAAGCGCCTTGACGCTGTTAACGCCCTCTCATCAAATGCTGCTTGCATCGTCTCTGACGCCGTTGCTGGCATTTGCTGTGAAAACACCGGCTTGACTGCACCTAATGGTGGTGTGTACACCAACCGCAAAATGGCAGCTTGCCTCCGTGATGGCGAAATCGTTCTCCGTTATGTGAGCTACGCCCTTCTGGCAGGCGACGCATCTGTACTGCAGGATCGTTGCCTTAACGGACTTCGCGAAACCTACGCCGCACTTGGCGTTCCTACCGGATCTGCTGCACGCGCAGTGGCCATCATGAAGGCCGCCTCCGCAGCATTGATCACCAACACCAACAGCCAGCCTAAGAAGGCAGCTGTAACTCAGGGTGACTGCTCCAGCCTCGCTGGTGAAGCAGGTAGCTACTTCGATGCAGTGATCAGCGCAATCAGCTGA
- a CDS encoding HEAT repeat domain-containing protein: protein MAERFDVLFEGLSEESSLKILLSDPRDLPNPVDKYMAATRLAACSSDESLQGLISAVDLDPEDLFNRITRRKAIEALGRRKNAQALDCLFKALEFDDEPSVINAADSITQISAPLTDSQCESLLKALKGSDPQKRAVIQAHTRLGLKSGTSFIQTLIHDENPLISGAARAFCARVEGDLDQLKPLIPQLHDLQAGRRRSAVIDLGDSGDINMLQYLIRSAVSMPLRAKSAFQLVDPTKKAEVPEEHINIITTLLQDDPRSLAMRDEWLSQQDPIEIENNLQHRDEGKQYGAALSLLKMPKSQQIEIIDGIRARLWSDYGANYLLTSLIGLACIHEREELIKTSLAETLPQYAKSRVAAAWGCLKLDLTDQLDLLKEISTSSQWVPLRWSCLQVLHNFS from the coding sequence ATGGCAGAGCGATTCGATGTCTTATTCGAGGGACTGTCAGAAGAGTCATCTCTAAAAATCCTCTTATCGGACCCAAGAGATCTGCCGAATCCTGTTGATAAATATATGGCAGCAACACGACTCGCAGCATGCTCAAGTGACGAGTCATTGCAGGGGCTGATCAGCGCTGTCGATCTGGATCCAGAGGACCTCTTTAACAGAATCACAAGGCGGAAGGCGATCGAGGCATTGGGACGGAGAAAAAATGCACAAGCTTTAGATTGCCTGTTTAAGGCTTTGGAATTTGATGATGAGCCGTCCGTGATCAATGCTGCCGATTCAATTACACAAATATCTGCTCCTCTTACAGACAGTCAATGTGAATCACTGCTCAAAGCCTTGAAAGGGAGTGATCCACAAAAAAGAGCAGTGATTCAGGCTCATACCAGACTAGGACTTAAGAGTGGTACATCATTCATTCAAACGCTAATCCATGATGAAAACCCATTGATTTCAGGAGCAGCAAGGGCTTTTTGTGCTCGTGTCGAGGGCGATCTTGATCAACTAAAACCACTGATTCCACAACTCCATGATCTTCAAGCAGGCCGTCGCCGCTCTGCTGTCATCGACCTTGGAGATTCTGGTGATATCAACATGTTGCAATATCTGATCAGGAGCGCTGTATCAATGCCGTTACGAGCCAAGAGTGCTTTTCAACTCGTTGATCCAACAAAGAAAGCAGAGGTACCGGAAGAACACATCAACATAATCACCACACTTCTTCAAGATGATCCTAGAAGTCTTGCCATGCGCGACGAGTGGTTGAGTCAACAAGACCCAATAGAGATTGAGAACAACCTGCAACACCGAGACGAGGGAAAACAATACGGAGCAGCACTAAGCCTCCTAAAAATGCCCAAAAGTCAACAAATCGAAATCATTGACGGCATTCGCGCACGTTTATGGAGTGATTACGGAGCAAACTATCTGCTCACTTCATTAATTGGTCTTGCCTGCATCCATGAAAGAGAGGAGCTGATCAAAACATCACTGGCAGAGACCCTTCCTCAGTATGCAAAGTCAAGAGTTGCCGCAGCATGGGGCTGCCTGAAACTGGATCTAACCGACCAGCTCGATCTCCTCAAGGAAATCAGCACAAGCTCACAGTGGGTGCCACTGAGATGGAGCTGCCTGCAAGTGCTTCATAATTTTTCATGA
- a CDS encoding Nif11-like leader peptide family natural product precursor has protein sequence MLNSSSSQIIQQFIYSVVQSHEIATGLKTLTSHEQIIDYAYSKGFSFSKADWDEFVRLDSECLSSKEKQSSQFYDINHWSWAFRQVSSWRAMLMEGADQVSS, from the coding sequence TTGTTAAATTCATCTTCCAGCCAAATCATCCAACAGTTTATTTACTCTGTAGTTCAAAGTCATGAGATTGCTACTGGACTAAAGACGCTTACCTCGCACGAACAAATTATTGATTATGCATATTCGAAGGGGTTCTCTTTTTCAAAGGCAGATTGGGATGAATTTGTTCGTTTGGATTCTGAGTGTTTGAGTTCTAAGGAAAAGCAATCATCTCAATTTTATGATATCAACCATTGGAGTTGGGCTTTTCGTCAGGTTTCATCTTGGAGAGCTATGCTGATGGAAGGAGCCGATCAGGTTTCTTCTTAA
- a CDS encoding Nif11-like leader peptide family natural product precursor, whose protein sequence is MSTPLSDSQKDQILEDFIRLAQSDSQLKEEIKSSRNQDEIIALAQQKGYHFDSLTLLRKWSEHTDFSQPTWMGWFSD, encoded by the coding sequence ATGAGTACCCCCCTTTCTGATTCCCAGAAGGATCAAATTCTTGAAGATTTTATTCGTCTTGCGCAGAGTGATAGTCAATTAAAAGAGGAGATTAAGTCGTCCCGAAATCAAGATGAAATTATTGCATTAGCTCAACAAAAGGGTTACCACTTTGATTCATTGACGTTGCTTCGTAAATGGAGTGAGCATACTGATTTCTCTCAACCAACGTGGATGGGTTGGTTTTCAGATTGA
- a CDS encoding CpeR family transcriptional regulator yields MKDSKSQIKSWIRSQHLICEGGDFIFETVDQTQLEKFEVIMESLGGRVRAVKAVGNWPMGPNRSFKILRAIASVPRPGGEELVTYWAKKGSKQTRYSEINS; encoded by the coding sequence ATGAAAGATAGTAAATCCCAAATTAAATCATGGATCCGGTCTCAGCATTTGATTTGCGAGGGAGGGGATTTTATTTTTGAAACTGTTGATCAAACACAATTGGAAAAATTTGAAGTGATTATGGAATCATTGGGAGGTCGTGTAAGGGCAGTCAAAGCTGTAGGCAATTGGCCAATGGGACCAAATCGATCGTTTAAGATATTGCGAGCAATTGCTTCAGTACCAAGACCTGGAGGTGAAGAGTTAGTAACTTATTGGGCAAAAAAAGGATCTAAGCAAACAAGGTATTCAGAAATAAATTCATAG
- a CDS encoding chromophore lyase CpcT/CpeT has protein sequence MESIVKFAKTIAGIYDNFDQSQENPKDFARINIIFRPLPWTIFNGPGFYSEQHYDYAPWSPYRQGIHRLITHKKESDMFIMENFGFANPERLAGAGRNPELLQSLKKDSLKSRCGCAMHFKTKKNGHYIGSVEPGNKCMVPRDGQLTYLVSEVEVTEDSWVSRDRGYDPETNKQIWGSEHGQLIFKKIKDIGEVIANDWMHKNISNER, from the coding sequence ATGGAATCTATAGTCAAATTTGCCAAAACAATTGCAGGCATATACGATAATTTCGACCAATCTCAAGAAAATCCCAAAGATTTTGCTCGCATTAATATCATCTTCAGACCCTTGCCCTGGACGATCTTCAACGGACCAGGATTTTATTCAGAACAACACTATGACTACGCACCATGGTCACCATATAGACAAGGCATCCATAGATTAATCACCCATAAAAAAGAATCAGATATGTTTATCATGGAAAACTTTGGATTTGCCAATCCAGAAAGATTAGCTGGAGCAGGTAGAAATCCTGAACTTCTTCAATCCTTGAAAAAAGACAGCTTAAAATCAAGATGTGGTTGTGCAATGCATTTCAAAACCAAAAAGAATGGGCACTATATAGGCTCAGTAGAACCCGGAAATAAATGCATGGTCCCAAGAGATGGACAACTCACATATTTAGTTAGTGAAGTGGAAGTCACAGAAGACAGTTGGGTAAGCAGAGACCGCGGATACGATCCAGAAACCAATAAACAAATTTGGGGATCTGAACACGGACAATTAATCTTCAAAAAGATAAAAGATATTGGGGAAGTTATTGCCAATGATTGGATGCACAAAAACATCAGCAATGAAAGATAG
- a CDS encoding phycobiliprotein lyase, translated as MDIEQFVAQTEGEWRSMRSAHSLAFQQFEDVLSEISVEKISTTDSDLQAILKQEGDLSVSDIKSPFLMKWSAESDWEPEDPNDVANGQCIIVPIPNNEQSGTLLRSVGYAESIAARSEYNFLDDGTFVLKTKYDQSIAEERIWFVSENVRCRSSVLKTSEGSGILQTSFSSEVRRLIKS; from the coding sequence ATGGATATTGAGCAGTTTGTTGCTCAAACTGAGGGTGAATGGAGGTCGATGCGCTCGGCCCATTCTTTAGCCTTTCAGCAATTTGAAGACGTTCTAAGTGAAATATCAGTAGAAAAAATCAGCACTACAGATTCTGATTTGCAAGCAATACTCAAACAAGAAGGTGACTTAAGTGTGTCTGATATTAAGTCACCTTTTTTGATGAAATGGTCTGCTGAAAGTGACTGGGAGCCTGAAGACCCTAATGATGTGGCGAATGGCCAATGTATTATCGTGCCGATACCAAACAATGAACAATCCGGAACACTGCTAAGAAGTGTTGGTTACGCAGAATCTATAGCAGCAAGATCAGAATATAATTTTCTAGATGATGGCACGTTTGTCCTGAAAACTAAATATGATCAATCAATTGCTGAAGAGAGAATTTGGTTTGTAAGCGAGAACGTACGCTGTCGATCCTCAGTTCTTAAGACGTCAGAAGGTTCCGGAATACTACAGACGTCCTTCTCATCTGAAGTTCGTCGATTAATCAAATCATAA